In the genome of Nocardia sp. NBC_00416, one region contains:
- a CDS encoding aquaporin produces MSPTVQEREAVHEGVEPWVPSDAKKWAAEAMGTFVLVMGGVGTAVLAGDKVGPLGVALAFGLSLLILVYAIGPVSGCHVNPAVTVGHFLMGRVSAVAAAGYVIAQLVGGLVAGLVLFAIAKNLPSYDRSVDGLGANGWGAHSPSAVTGPAGEVVIQDGYGLAAMIIIEVMLTALLVFAVLAATDHISEIPQSGLAIGFTLAVIHLISIPVDNTSVNPARSLAVAPFQGGAMGQLWAFILFPLIGGVLGALVYGLLFGRSRDLRF; encoded by the coding sequence ATGTCTCCCACTGTGCAGGAAAGAGAAGCTGTTCACGAGGGCGTCGAACCGTGGGTTCCGTCCGACGCCAAGAAATGGGCCGCCGAGGCAATGGGCACATTCGTGCTGGTGATGGGCGGCGTGGGGACGGCCGTCCTGGCCGGGGACAAAGTGGGCCCACTGGGGGTGGCGCTCGCCTTCGGCCTCTCGCTGCTGATCCTGGTCTATGCCATCGGGCCGGTCTCGGGCTGTCATGTGAACCCGGCCGTCACGGTGGGCCATTTCTTGATGGGCCGGGTGTCCGCGGTGGCGGCCGCTGGGTACGTGATCGCGCAGCTGGTGGGCGGCCTCGTCGCGGGGCTGGTCCTCTTCGCGATCGCGAAGAACCTGCCCTCATACGACCGCTCGGTGGACGGACTGGGGGCGAACGGCTGGGGTGCGCACAGCCCCTCCGCCGTGACCGGCCCGGCCGGTGAGGTGGTGATCCAGGACGGGTACGGACTGGCCGCGATGATCATCATCGAGGTGATGCTCACCGCACTGCTCGTCTTCGCGGTGCTGGCCGCGACCGATCACATCTCCGAGATCCCGCAGTCGGGTCTGGCCATCGGGTTCACCCTGGCGGTCATCCACCTGATCTCGATTCCCGTCGACAACACCTCGGTGAACCCCGCCCGCAGCCTCGCGGTCGCTCCCTTCCAGGGCGGTGCCATGGGGCAGTTGTGGGCGTTCATCCTGTTCCCGCTGATCGGCGGTGTCCTGGGTGCGCTGGTGTACGGGCTGCTGTTCGGGCGGTCGCGGGACCTGCGATTCTGA